From the Phoenix dactylifera cultivar Barhee BC4 chromosome 10, palm_55x_up_171113_PBpolish2nd_filt_p, whole genome shotgun sequence genome, one window contains:
- the LOC103715850 gene encoding splicing factor-like protein 1: MEESAQFETLASYPQPLDLPSNPSPQTLDPHNPPPPPPPPEMLHPNPPPEQPDGQTAAAERLLVSENGKSAVTHSGTDKEVSAGEEETSRRRRRRSRWETPAESGDSAGDGSSCGQKRKSRWANEEPNPVVQLPDFMKDFAADLDPEVQALNLRLLEISRLLQSGMPLDDRPEGARSPSPEPIYDNMGIRINTREYRARERLTKERQGIISQLIQRNPAFKPPADYRPPKLQKKLYIPMKEYPGYNFIGLIIGPRGNTQKRMEKETGAKIVIRGKGSVKEGRLQQKRDLKPDLSENEDLHVLVEAETQEALDAAAAMVEKLLTPVDEVLNEHKRQQLRELAALNGTIRDDEFCRLCGEPGHRQYACPARTTTFKIDVQCKICGDGGHPTIDCPMKGSGKKMDDEYQNFLAELGGTAPDSVTKQSSVLAIGSGSSGSNPPWASGSGAGGTAGTGAANGIKKEYDETNLYIGYLPPTLDDDGLIRLFSSFGNIVMAKVIKDRTTGLSKGYGFVKYEDVSMANAAIAAMNGYHLEGRVIAVRVAGKPPQPAMPPAPPVPVTPTYPSQQYMAGAPVANPPPPPGSYAPVPWGPPVPPPYASYSPQPPGSSMYTPVQGQSVPPYGMQYPPPAQTAPPGTAPQTAPPGTPSQTAPLGTAPQSASSSDSMQNYPPGVQSQSTTTPVQAVPNNVYSSTVAPNFPPMYPPPPPYGYTPYYSAVTPVPPLAVDPTQTIANAPWASNPPPPQPASTAEQSASYGADTDYEKFMSEMK, encoded by the coding sequence ATGGAGGAATCCGCCCAATTCGAAACCCTAGCCTCCTATCCCCAACCTCTCGATCTTCCCTCCAATCCATCaccccaaaccctagatccccaCAACCCCCCTCCGCCTCCCCCTCCTCCGGAAATGCTACATCCTAACCCCCCGCCGGAGCAACCCGACGGCCAGACCGCCGCCGCCGAGAGGCTGCTGGTCTCCGAGAACGGAAAGTCCGCCGTGACCCACAGCGGCACCGACAAGGAGGTGTCGGCTGGGGAGGAGGAGaccagccgccgccgccgccgccgcagccgCTGGGAGACCCCGGCAGAGTCCGGCGACAGCGCCGGCGATGGGTCTAGCTGTGGTCAGAAGCGGAAGTCCCGGTGGGCCAACGAGGAGCCGAATCCGGTCGTCCAGCTCCCGGATTTCATGAAGGACTTCGCCGCCGACCTCGACCCTGAGGTCCAGGCACTCAACCTTAGGCTCCTTGAGATCAGCCGCCTCCTCCAGTCCGGCATGCCCCTCGATGACCGACCGGAGGGCGCCCGATCCCCCTCCCCCGAGCCGATTTACGACAACATGGGCATCAGGATCAACACCAGGGAGTATCGGGCACGCGAGCGGCTCACCAAGGAGCGGCAGGGGATCATCTCCCAGCTCATCCAGAGGAACCCGGCGTTCAAGCCCCCGGCCGACTACCGCCCCCCCAAGCTCCAGAAGAAGCTCTACATCCCCATGAAAGAGTACCCGGGATACAATTTTATCGGCCTCATCATCGGGCCGAGGGGCAACACCCAGAAGAGGATGGAGAAGGAGACCGGTGCCAAGATCGTGATCCGGGGCAAAGGGTCGGTCAAAGAAGGGAGATTGCAGCAGAAGAGGGACTTGAAGCCGGACCTCTCGGAAAACGAGGACTTGCACGTGTTGGTCGAGGCTGAGACTCAGGAGGCTTTGGATGCTGCTGCTGCCATGGTGGAGAAGCTCTTGACGCCTGTCGATGAAGTATTGAATGAACACAAGAGGCAGCAGCTGAGAGAGCTCGCCGCGCTTAATGGAACCATCAGGGATGACGAGTTCTGTAGGCTGTGTGGCGAGCCCGGGCACCGGCAGTATGCCTGCCCTGCCCGAACGACCACCTTTAAGATCGATGTGCAGTGCAAGATTTGTGGTGATGGAGGGCACCCCACGATAGATTGCCCAATGAAAGGATCAGGGAAGAAGATGGATGATGAGTACCAGAACTTCTTGGCCGAGCTTGGCGGGACTGCGCCAGATTCTGTAACTAAGCAGAGCTCGGTGTTGGCTATCGGTTCGGGCTCTTCGGGGAGCAATCCACCTTGGGCTAGTGGTAGTGGGGCTGGGGGCACGGCAGGCACTGGAGCAGCCAATGGGATCAAGAAGGAATACGATGAGACAAACTTATATATAGGATATCTGCCGCCTACTCTCGATGATGACGGACTGATTAGATTGTTCTCCTCTTTCGGGAATATTGTGATGGCTAAGGTTATCAAGGATAGGACCACTGGGTTGAGCAAAGGTTATGGCTTTGTGAAGTATGAAGATGTTTCTATGGCTAATGCCGCAATAGCTGCTATGAATGGGTATCATCTAGAAGGCAGAGTTATAGCTGTAAGAGTAGCAGGGAAACCTCCTCAGCCTGCTATGCCTCCTGCTCCTCCGGTTCCTGTTACACCTACATATCCTTCTCAACAGTATATGGCTGGTGCGCCTGTCGCGAACCCTCCACCACCACCTGGTAGTTATGCACCAGTTCCATGGGGTCCTCCAGTCCCCCCTCCATATGCTTCATATTCTCCGCAGCCACCAGGTTCGAGCATGTACACCCCCGTTCAAGGCCAGTCTGTGCCACCTTATGGCATGCAATACCCTCCTCCGGCACAAACTGCTCCTCCAGGCACTGCACCTCAAACTGCTCCTCCTGGCACTCCATCTCAAACTGCTCCTCTGGGCACTGCACCTCAATCTGCATCTTCAAGTGATTCAATGCAGAATTACCCTCCCGGGGTGCAATCACAAAGCACTACCACACCTGTCCAGGCTGTGCCAAACAATGTTTACAGCAGTACCGTTGCTCCGAACTTTCCTCCAATGtatccacctcctcctccttatgGATATACACCTTATTACTCTGCAGTTACACCAGTGCCGCCTCTGGCTGTTGATCCCACTCAAACCATTGCAAATGCACCATGGGCCTCCAATCCACCGCCGCCTCAGCCCGCTTCAACTGCAGAACAGTCGGCATCTTATGGTGCTGACACGGACTATGAGAAATTCATGTCAGAGATGAAGTGA